The following proteins come from a genomic window of Nocardioides albertanoniae:
- a CDS encoding NADP-dependent isocitrate dehydrogenase: protein MATRIIYTHTDEAPLLATYSFLPIVSAYAAKAGVEVETRDISVASRILAQFGLADDALGELGALANTPDANIVKLPNISASIPQLKAAINELQEQGYDIPDYVESPSTPEEKEARAKYDKVKGSAVNPVLREGNSDRRAPGSVKAYAKAHPHTNKPFGDASKTDVATMGAHDFKSNEKSVTLPADDTLSIVLEKADGETVTLLPELPVLEGEIIDATYMSVANLHAFLANALAKAKADDVLFSVHLKATMMKVSDPIIFGQVVRVYFKDVFAKYGADLDAAGLSANDGLGAILSGLPALENGAEIEAAFKAAIETGPRLAYTNSDKGITNLHVPSDVIIDASIPALIRNGGKLWGVDGGEADTLAVIPDSSYAGVYKTVIDDVKKNGPLDPATIGTVPNVGLMAQKAEEYGSHDKTFQIEAAGTVRVLTKAGDVLLEHDVEAGDIWRACQTKDIPVRDWVKLAVSRARESKTPAIFWLDESRAHDASLIAKVTKYLADSSVVGDTEGADIKILSPEAATAYSLERLREGEDTISVTGNVLRDYNTDLFPILEVGTSAKMLSIVPLIAGGGLFETGAGGSAPKHVQQLVEENYLRWDSLGEFFALVPAFEKYAEQAGAPSATVLAAALDRATATFLENDRSPGRKLGTTDNRGSHFYVALYWAQELAAQTEDAKLAEAFKGLAESLAANEDKIVEELLAVQGKPADIGGYYLPDGDKVAAVMRPSATLNEAIDSL from the coding sequence ATGGCCACACGAATCATCTACACCCACACCGACGAGGCGCCGCTGCTCGCGACGTACTCCTTCCTTCCGATCGTCTCGGCCTACGCGGCCAAGGCGGGCGTCGAGGTCGAGACGCGTGACATCTCCGTGGCCTCTCGCATCCTGGCCCAGTTCGGCCTGGCCGACGACGCGCTCGGCGAGCTGGGCGCGCTGGCGAACACGCCCGACGCCAACATCGTCAAGCTCCCCAACATCTCCGCCTCCATCCCGCAGCTCAAGGCCGCGATCAACGAGCTGCAGGAGCAGGGCTACGACATCCCCGACTACGTCGAGTCGCCGAGCACTCCGGAGGAGAAGGAGGCCCGGGCCAAGTACGACAAGGTCAAGGGTTCCGCCGTCAACCCGGTGCTGCGTGAGGGCAACTCCGACCGCCGCGCGCCGGGGTCGGTCAAGGCGTACGCCAAGGCTCACCCGCACACGAACAAGCCGTTCGGCGACGCGTCCAAGACCGACGTCGCGACGATGGGTGCCCACGACTTCAAGTCCAACGAGAAGTCGGTGACCCTCCCGGCCGACGACACGCTCTCCATCGTGCTCGAGAAGGCCGACGGCGAGACCGTGACGCTGCTCCCCGAGCTGCCGGTGCTCGAGGGCGAGATCATCGACGCCACCTACATGTCGGTCGCCAACCTGCACGCCTTCCTCGCGAACGCGCTGGCCAAGGCCAAGGCCGACGACGTGCTCTTCTCGGTGCACCTGAAGGCCACGATGATGAAGGTCTCCGACCCGATCATCTTCGGCCAGGTCGTGCGGGTCTACTTCAAGGACGTCTTCGCGAAGTACGGCGCCGACCTCGATGCCGCCGGCCTCTCGGCCAACGACGGTCTCGGTGCGATCCTGTCGGGTCTGCCCGCGCTGGAGAACGGCGCCGAGATCGAGGCCGCCTTCAAGGCCGCCATCGAGACCGGTCCGCGACTGGCCTACACCAACTCCGACAAGGGCATCACCAACCTGCACGTGCCCTCCGACGTCATCATCGACGCCTCGATCCCGGCGCTGATCCGCAACGGCGGCAAGCTCTGGGGCGTCGACGGCGGCGAGGCCGACACCCTCGCGGTGATCCCCGACTCCTCCTACGCCGGCGTCTACAAGACCGTCATCGACGACGTGAAGAAGAACGGCCCGCTCGACCCGGCCACGATCGGCACCGTGCCCAACGTCGGCCTGATGGCGCAGAAGGCCGAGGAGTACGGCTCCCACGACAAGACCTTCCAGATCGAGGCCGCCGGCACCGTACGCGTGCTCACCAAGGCCGGCGACGTGCTGCTCGAGCACGACGTCGAGGCCGGTGACATCTGGCGTGCCTGCCAGACCAAGGACATCCCGGTCCGCGACTGGGTCAAGCTCGCGGTCAGCCGTGCCCGTGAGTCCAAGACCCCGGCGATCTTCTGGCTCGACGAGTCGCGGGCGCACGACGCCTCGCTGATCGCCAAGGTGACCAAGTATCTGGCCGACTCCTCCGTCGTGGGTGACACCGAGGGCGCCGACATCAAGATCCTCTCGCCCGAGGCGGCCACGGCCTACTCCCTCGAGCGTCTGCGCGAGGGCGAGGACACGATCTCGGTCACCGGCAACGTGCTGCGTGACTACAACACCGACCTGTTCCCGATCCTCGAGGTCGGCACGTCGGCGAAGATGCTCTCCATCGTCCCGCTGATCGCCGGTGGCGGTCTGTTCGAGACCGGTGCGGGCGGCTCGGCCCCCAAGCACGTGCAGCAGCTGGTCGAGGAGAACTACCTGCGCTGGGACTCGCTCGGTGAGTTCTTCGCGCTGGTTCCGGCCTTCGAGAAGTACGCCGAGCAGGCCGGGGCACCGTCGGCGACCGTGCTCGCGGCGGCGCTCGACCGGGCCACCGCGACGTTCCTCGAGAACGACCGTTCGCCGGGCCGCAAGCTCGGCACGACCGACAACCGCGGCTCCCACTTCTACGTCGCCCTCTACTGGGCCCAGGAGCTGGCCGCGCAGACCGAGGACGCCAAGCTCGCCGAGGCCTTCAAGGGCCTGGCCGAGTCGCTCGCGGCCAACGAGGACAAGATCGTCGAGGAGCTCCTCGCCGTCCAGGGCAAGCCCGCCGACATCGGTGGCTACTACCTGCCCGACGGCGACAAGGTCGCCGCGGTCATGCGCCCCTCCGCGACGCTCAACGAGGCGATCGACTCGCTCTGA
- the purN gene encoding phosphoribosylglycinamide formyltransferase, translating into MPLRLVVLVSGSGTNLQALLDACASPDFGAEVVAVGADRDAIQGLTRASDAGIETFVRKVKDFGSREEWDAALAESVAAYEPDLVVSAGFMKLVGETFLDRFGGKTLNTHPALLPSFPGMHGARDALDYGVKVTGATLFIVDAGVDTGMIVDQVSVPVEDDDTEETLHERIKVVERSMLVESVGRIAREGYTVDGRRVRFGRA; encoded by the coding sequence GTGCCTCTTCGTCTCGTCGTCCTCGTGTCCGGCTCGGGCACCAACCTCCAAGCCCTGCTCGACGCCTGCGCGTCGCCTGACTTCGGAGCGGAGGTCGTCGCGGTCGGCGCCGACCGCGACGCGATCCAGGGGCTGACCCGGGCGAGCGACGCCGGGATCGAGACCTTCGTGCGCAAGGTCAAGGACTTCGGCTCGCGCGAGGAGTGGGACGCGGCGCTGGCGGAGTCGGTGGCGGCGTACGAGCCCGACCTGGTCGTCTCCGCAGGCTTCATGAAGCTGGTGGGGGAGACCTTCCTCGACCGGTTCGGCGGGAAGACGCTCAACACCCACCCGGCGCTGCTGCCGAGCTTCCCGGGGATGCACGGCGCGCGCGATGCGCTCGACTACGGCGTGAAGGTGACCGGGGCGACGCTGTTCATCGTCGACGCAGGTGTCGACACCGGGATGATCGTGGATCAGGTGAGCGTGCCCGTGGAGGACGACGACACCGAGGAGACGCTGCACGAGCGGATCAAGGTCGTCGAGCGTTCGATGCTCGTCGAGAGCGTCGGCCGGATCGCCCGCGAGGGTTACACCGTCGACGGCAGGCGGGTTCGGTTCGGGCGCGCCTGA
- the purH gene encoding bifunctional phosphoribosylaminoimidazolecarboxamide formyltransferase/IMP cyclohydrolase codes for MRSLAVQDQIALKRALVSVYDKTGLEDLVRGLHDVGVELVSTGGSAKLIADLGLPVTKVEDLTGFPECLDGRVKTLHPRVHAGILADRRLPEHVEQLRELEVEPFDLVVVNLYPFADTVASGAGEQDCIEKIDIGGPTMVRAAAKNHASVAIVTDGADYPRALEAAKAGGFTLAERQQLAAKAFVHTATYDVQVASWMGSVLTDTSEGTGFPAWVGGTYEKSTVLRYGENPHQKAALYLNDHGPAGLARAEQLHGKEMSYNNYTDTDAARRAANDFAEPAVAIVKHANPCGLAVGADIAEAHRRAHACDPVSAFGGVIASNRPVSVEMAKQVAEVFTEVIVAPSYEDGAVEILQGKKNIRILVAAADESAPVETRPISGGLLMQQVDHVDAEGDDPASWTLATGEAADEATLADLAFAWKACRSAKSNAILLATEGASVGIGMGQVNRVDSCRLAVERANTLAEGTERARGAVAASDAFFPFEDGPQILIDAGVKAIVQPGGSIRDELTIKACEAAGVTMYFTGTRHFAH; via the coding sequence ATGAGGAGTTTGGCTGTGCAGGACCAGATCGCACTGAAGCGGGCGTTGGTGTCCGTCTACGACAAGACCGGTCTCGAGGACCTGGTCCGCGGGCTTCACGACGTCGGCGTCGAGCTCGTCTCCACCGGCGGTTCGGCGAAGCTCATCGCCGACCTCGGACTGCCCGTGACCAAGGTCGAGGACCTCACCGGCTTCCCCGAGTGCCTCGACGGCCGGGTGAAGACGCTGCACCCGCGCGTGCACGCCGGCATCCTTGCCGACCGCCGCCTCCCGGAGCACGTCGAGCAGCTGCGCGAGCTCGAGGTGGAGCCGTTCGACCTGGTGGTCGTCAACCTCTACCCGTTCGCCGACACCGTCGCCTCCGGCGCCGGTGAGCAGGACTGCATCGAGAAGATCGACATCGGCGGCCCCACGATGGTCCGCGCCGCAGCCAAGAACCACGCATCGGTCGCGATCGTCACCGACGGCGCCGACTACCCGCGGGCCCTCGAGGCCGCCAAGGCGGGTGGCTTCACCCTCGCCGAGCGCCAGCAGCTCGCCGCCAAGGCGTTCGTGCACACCGCGACGTACGACGTGCAGGTCGCCTCCTGGATGGGCTCCGTGCTCACCGACACCTCCGAGGGCACCGGCTTCCCGGCGTGGGTCGGCGGAACGTACGAGAAGTCGACCGTGCTGCGCTACGGGGAGAACCCGCACCAGAAGGCCGCGCTCTACCTCAACGACCACGGTCCGGCCGGGCTGGCTCGCGCCGAGCAGCTGCACGGCAAGGAGATGTCCTACAACAACTACACCGACACCGACGCCGCCCGGCGCGCCGCCAACGACTTCGCCGAGCCGGCCGTCGCGATCGTCAAGCACGCCAACCCGTGCGGCCTGGCCGTCGGCGCCGACATCGCCGAGGCGCACCGTCGTGCCCACGCCTGCGACCCGGTCTCCGCCTTCGGCGGCGTGATCGCCTCCAACCGCCCGGTCTCGGTCGAGATGGCCAAGCAGGTCGCCGAGGTGTTCACCGAGGTCATCGTGGCGCCGAGCTACGAGGACGGTGCCGTGGAGATCTTGCAGGGCAAGAAGAACATCCGCATCCTGGTCGCGGCTGCCGACGAGAGCGCTCCGGTGGAGACCCGCCCGATCTCGGGCGGTCTGCTGATGCAGCAGGTCGACCACGTCGACGCCGAGGGCGACGACCCGGCGTCGTGGACCCTCGCCACGGGCGAGGCCGCCGACGAGGCCACCCTCGCCGACCTGGCCTTCGCCTGGAAGGCGTGCCGCTCGGCCAAGTCCAACGCGATCCTGCTCGCCACCGAGGGCGCCTCGGTCGGCATCGGCATGGGCCAGGTCAACCGCGTCGACTCCTGCCGCCTGGCCGTCGAGCGCGCCAACACCCTCGCCGAGGGCACCGAGCGCGCCCGTGGTGCTGTTGCCGCCTCCGACGCGTTCTTCCCGTTCGAGGACGGCCCGCAGATCCTGATCGACGCCGGGGTCAAGGCGATCGTGCAGCCGGGCGGCTCCATCCGTGACGAGCTCACCATCAAGGCGTGCGAGGCGGCCGGGGTGACGATGTACTTCACCGGCACGCGTCACTTCGCGCACTGA
- a CDS encoding RNA polymerase sigma factor — MDEDEFDALYNASYRRVCAQVYAMIGDFDEASECVQEAFARAWAHRRKLSSVDYPEAWVRTTAYRLAVGRWRRKKYASRATDRAVGAQTEMPAVDETHVALVAALKKLPEPQRQAIVLHHIADLPVHQVAAEVGAPTGTIKARLARGRAALAELLAEETPGAVWKEA; from the coding sequence ATGGACGAGGACGAGTTCGACGCGTTGTACAACGCGTCCTACCGCCGCGTGTGTGCGCAGGTGTACGCCATGATCGGCGACTTCGACGAGGCCAGCGAGTGCGTGCAGGAGGCCTTCGCCCGCGCCTGGGCGCACCGGCGCAAGCTGTCCTCGGTCGACTATCCCGAGGCCTGGGTGCGCACCACCGCCTACCGGCTCGCGGTCGGGCGCTGGCGTCGGAAGAAGTACGCCTCCCGGGCCACCGACCGCGCCGTGGGCGCGCAGACGGAGATGCCGGCCGTCGACGAGACCCACGTGGCTCTCGTCGCCGCCCTGAAGAAGCTGCCCGAGCCGCAACGGCAGGCGATCGTCCTGCACCACATCGCCGACCTGCCGGTGCACCAGGTCGCCGCCGAGGTCGGCGCCCCCACCGGCACCATCAAAGCTCGACTGGCTCGAGGACGAGCCGCCCTGGCCGAGCTCCTTGCCGAAGAAACTCCCGGCGCCGTCTGGAAGGAGGCCTGA
- a CDS encoding DUF6350 family protein encodes MSSLLPPRTPDRGLSADDLHDLRHRRPLVAAALLGGVGTAVATLLVCLAIGILGWFISDMGAHGEPSDAMRVAALGWLVGHGSGVVVSGVAITAVPLGLTLVLAWAMWQVAVRVGDSVSLHGPDANALADGERDLTVPVVAGLFTFGYTLVAIITALVAGTPSTAPSLAGVFAWSVGLCAVVALPAIAVGSGRAALWFTLLPRAAVDVLVMVRSILFWWLAVSTLVFFVALFADFTTSINVVSQLHLDLGGIILYSLLAVLVLPNAVLFSSAYALGPGFSVGLGTTVTPTAVTLGPLPMFPMLAALPDNGAPSAWVAAVMALGPLTAFVAVCRVQRNRPTLRWSEGALRGVSAGVVAGLILALASSIAGGAVGPGRMVGIGPYAGQVLVNAIAFFGLAGLLAGLAMTWWHRRSLPA; translated from the coding sequence ATGTCGTCCCTGCTGCCACCTCGCACCCCCGACCGTGGGCTCTCCGCGGATGATCTCCACGATCTCCGTCACCGCCGCCCGCTGGTCGCGGCAGCCCTGCTCGGCGGTGTCGGCACGGCCGTCGCCACGCTGCTGGTGTGCCTGGCCATCGGCATCCTCGGCTGGTTCATCAGCGACATGGGCGCCCATGGCGAGCCCTCCGACGCGATGCGCGTCGCCGCGCTCGGGTGGCTGGTCGGTCACGGCTCGGGCGTCGTCGTCTCCGGCGTCGCGATCACCGCCGTCCCGCTCGGGCTCACGCTCGTCCTCGCCTGGGCGATGTGGCAGGTCGCGGTCCGGGTCGGTGACTCGGTCTCGCTGCACGGCCCCGACGCCAATGCGCTCGCCGACGGCGAGCGCGACCTGACCGTCCCGGTCGTCGCCGGGCTGTTCACCTTCGGCTACACGCTCGTCGCGATCATCACCGCGCTCGTCGCCGGCACCCCGTCCACCGCGCCCAGCCTCGCCGGCGTCTTCGCCTGGTCGGTCGGGCTCTGCGCCGTCGTGGCTCTGCCCGCGATCGCGGTCGGCTCCGGGCGTGCGGCGCTGTGGTTCACGCTGCTGCCGCGCGCGGCAGTCGACGTGCTCGTGATGGTGCGCTCGATCCTGTTCTGGTGGCTCGCGGTCAGCACCCTGGTCTTCTTCGTGGCCCTCTTCGCCGACTTCACCACCTCGATCAACGTGGTCTCCCAGCTCCACCTCGACCTCGGCGGGATCATCCTCTACTCGCTGCTGGCCGTGCTCGTGCTGCCCAACGCCGTGCTCTTCTCCAGCGCCTACGCCCTGGGGCCGGGGTTCAGCGTCGGCCTCGGCACCACGGTCACGCCCACCGCGGTGACCCTCGGGCCGCTGCCGATGTTCCCGATGCTCGCGGCGCTCCCCGACAACGGTGCTCCGTCGGCCTGGGTCGCCGCGGTGATGGCCCTCGGGCCGCTGACCGCGTTCGTCGCGGTCTGCCGCGTGCAGCGCAACCGTCCGACGCTGCGATGGTCCGAGGGCGCGCTGCGCGGCGTGAGCGCCGGCGTCGTGGCCGGCCTGATCCTGGCCCTCGCCTCGAGCATCGCCGGCGGTGCCGTCGGCCCCGGCCGGATGGTCGGGATCGGGCCGTACGCCGGCCAGGTGCTCGTCAACGCCATCGCGTTCTTCGGTCTCGCCGGGCTGCTCGCCGGTCTCGCGATGACCTGGTGGCACCGGCGTTCCCTGCCCGCCTGA
- a CDS encoding dicarboxylate/amino acid:cation symporter, translated as MSTAPTSAARRRLRLPSFSVQIVLGLALGIALGAVARAIGPAGGDEANWLTTTLSTVGDSFVSLLKAVVVPLVFTAIVASIANLRTVSNAARLAGQTLLWFAITAAISVAIGISLGLIFRPGSNTAVSTSDAAEAGASASWLDFLQGLIPGNFLGLEASTSVEQVGGSPLAETALSFNVLQVLVVALAIGIAALKTGDKAEPFLAFNRSFLAIVQKVLWWIIRLAPLGTLGLIGNAVASYGWDSLGSLAWFVVAVYVGLALVLFVVYPVVLRTNGLNPLAYFRGAWPAIQLGFVSRSSVGTMPVTEQVTVKNLGVPQEYASFAVPLGSTTKMDGCASIYPAISAIFVAQIFGIDLGITDYLLIAFVSVVGSAATAGLTGAVVMLTLTLSTLGLPLAGVGLLLAIDPILDMGRTAVNVAGQALVPTIVAKREGILDLDRYSSASAAGLLEDEEPAKEPVAA; from the coding sequence GTGTCCACCGCCCCCACCTCAGCAGCCCGACGGCGACTGCGCCTACCGTCCTTCTCGGTCCAGATCGTGCTGGGCCTCGCCCTCGGCATCGCGCTGGGTGCGGTCGCCCGAGCGATCGGGCCGGCGGGCGGCGACGAAGCCAACTGGCTGACCACCACCCTGTCCACGGTCGGCGACTCGTTCGTCTCGCTGCTGAAGGCCGTCGTCGTCCCCCTCGTCTTCACCGCCATCGTCGCCTCGATCGCCAACCTGCGTACGGTCAGCAACGCTGCCCGGCTCGCCGGCCAGACGTTGCTGTGGTTCGCGATCACGGCGGCGATCTCGGTCGCGATCGGCATCAGTCTCGGGCTGATCTTCAGGCCCGGGAGCAACACCGCGGTCAGCACCTCCGACGCCGCCGAGGCGGGCGCGTCCGCGTCGTGGCTCGACTTCCTCCAGGGCCTGATCCCGGGCAACTTCCTCGGCCTCGAGGCATCGACGAGCGTCGAGCAGGTCGGCGGCAGCCCGCTGGCCGAGACCGCGCTGAGCTTCAACGTGCTCCAGGTGCTCGTCGTCGCGCTCGCCATCGGCATCGCCGCGCTCAAGACCGGTGACAAGGCCGAGCCCTTCCTCGCGTTCAACCGCTCCTTCCTCGCGATCGTGCAGAAGGTGCTGTGGTGGATCATCCGGCTGGCACCGCTCGGCACGCTCGGCCTGATCGGCAACGCGGTCGCGTCCTACGGCTGGGACTCGCTGGGCTCGCTGGCCTGGTTCGTGGTCGCCGTCTACGTCGGTCTCGCGCTCGTGCTGTTCGTCGTCTACCCGGTCGTGCTGCGCACCAACGGGCTCAACCCGCTCGCCTACTTCCGCGGCGCCTGGCCGGCCATCCAGCTCGGCTTCGTCTCGCGCTCCTCGGTCGGCACCATGCCGGTCACCGAGCAGGTGACGGTCAAGAACCTCGGCGTCCCGCAGGAGTACGCCTCGTTCGCGGTCCCGCTGGGCTCCACCACCAAGATGGACGGCTGCGCGTCGATCTACCCCGCGATCTCGGCGATCTTCGTCGCGCAGATCTTCGGCATCGACCTGGGCATCACCGACTACCTCCTGATCGCCTTCGTCTCGGTCGTCGGCTCTGCCGCCACCGCCGGCCTCACCGGCGCCGTCGTGATGCTCACGCTCACGCTCTCGACGCTCGGCCTGCCGCTGGCCGGTGTCGGTCTGCTGCTCGCGATCGACCCGATCCTCGACATGGGCCGCACCGCGGTCAACGTCGCCGGCCAGGCGCTGGTGCCGACGATCGTGGCCAAGCGGGAAGGCATCCTCGACCTCGACCGCTACAGCTCCGCCTCCGCAGCCGGGCTCCTCGAGGACGAGGAGCCGGCGAAGGAGCCCGTCGCGGCCTGA
- a CDS encoding DUF3017 domain-containing protein has product MSVHPTISHSEASAPQTPAPETQAPEQDKQDTHDVRSFPSTLGGYVYLVVLAAAVSGLGLVGFGLWRVGIIVLAAGVGIASLGRAALRTKDAGMLAVRNRWFDVALLGLTAAALWILAVTVPGD; this is encoded by the coding sequence GTGTCCGTCCACCCGACCATCAGCCACTCCGAGGCGTCCGCTCCGCAGACGCCGGCACCGGAGACGCAGGCGCCTGAGCAGGACAAGCAGGACACCCACGACGTACGCAGCTTCCCCTCGACCCTCGGCGGCTACGTCTACCTCGTGGTGCTCGCCGCTGCCGTCTCCGGTCTCGGGCTCGTCGGCTTCGGGCTGTGGCGGGTCGGGATCATCGTGCTCGCCGCAGGTGTGGGCATCGCGTCGTTGGGGCGCGCGGCGCTGCGTACGAAGGACGCCGGGATGCTCGCGGTGCGCAACCGCTGGTTCGACGTGGCGCTGCTGGGCCTGACCGCCGCGGCGCTGTGGATCCTCGCGGTGACCGTCCCCGGCGACTGA
- a CDS encoding MIP/aquaporin family protein yields MTEESLSAAEPTFIQKSAAEVIGTFILVFLGVGSAVAISASAAHNEGGPAGIDIAAVGLAFGISVVIGAYAFGRISGGHFNPAVSVGAAASGRLSWKDAGIYVGSQFAGAILGAIVLFLIALASGYNSWNDGGLGANGFGDLGGTNIVGAILVELVLTFIFVFIILAVTDNRAAPNAPAAPLAIGLALAAIHFVGIPLTGTSVNPARSFGPALFSGGDYLAQVPIFLIVPALGGAIAGVLYPLIFGKHGGELARAGFSFGGGAKGSAQDFQWDSQASAPAAPAAAAAAPAAPAAPAAHTAQSTHAAPAAPAAEHAAPGGADDNSDRTIVSGGGQQPWQQPTHAGGEGELPVYEQDGWRWDYAKQEWVPIEQ; encoded by the coding sequence ATGACCGAGGAATCTCTGTCGGCAGCTGAGCCGACCTTCATCCAGAAAAGCGCAGCCGAGGTCATCGGCACATTCATCCTGGTGTTCCTCGGCGTCGGATCCGCCGTCGCGATCAGCGCCAGCGCCGCCCACAACGAGGGAGGCCCGGCGGGCATCGACATCGCTGCGGTCGGGCTCGCGTTCGGTATCTCCGTGGTGATCGGCGCCTATGCCTTCGGCCGCATCTCCGGCGGTCACTTCAACCCCGCGGTCTCCGTGGGCGCCGCGGCCTCCGGCAGGCTGTCGTGGAAGGACGCCGGCATCTATGTCGGATCGCAGTTCGCGGGCGCCATCCTCGGTGCGATCGTGCTGTTCCTCATCGCGCTCGCCTCCGGCTACAACAGCTGGAACGACGGCGGCCTGGGCGCCAACGGCTTCGGCGACCTCGGTGGCACCAACATCGTCGGCGCGATCCTCGTCGAGCTGGTGCTGACCTTCATCTTCGTCTTCATCATCCTGGCTGTCACCGACAACCGCGCCGCCCCGAACGCTCCGGCGGCGCCCCTGGCCATCGGTCTGGCTCTCGCCGCGATCCACTTCGTCGGCATCCCGCTGACCGGCACCTCGGTCAACCCGGCCCGCTCGTTCGGCCCCGCGCTCTTCTCCGGCGGCGACTACCTCGCGCAGGTGCCGATCTTCCTGATCGTCCCGGCCCTCGGCGGCGCGATCGCCGGCGTCCTCTACCCGCTGATCTTCGGCAAGCACGGCGGCGAGCTCGCCCGCGCGGGCTTCTCGTTCGGCGGCGGCGCCAAGGGCTCCGCGCAGGACTTCCAGTGGGACTCCCAGGCGTCCGCCCCGGCCGCTCCGGCTGCCGCTGCGGCCGCTCCCGCGGCCCCGGCCGCGCCCGCTGCGCACACGGCCCAGTCCACCCACGCGGCTCCGGCTGCTCCGGCCGCCGAGCACGCCGCCCCGGGCGGCGCCGACGACAACAGCGACCGCACCATCGTCTCCGGCGGCGGCCAGCAGCCCTGGCAGCAGCCGACCCACGCGGGTGGCGAGGGCGAGCTGCCGGTCTACGAGCAGGACGGCTGGCGCTGGGACTACGCCAAGCAGGAGTGGGTCCCGATCGAGCAGTGA
- a CDS encoding bifunctional methylenetetrahydrofolate dehydrogenase/methenyltetrahydrofolate cyclohydrolase, which yields MTAQKLDGTATLKTIKAELAERVEKLKAQGITPGLGTVLVGDDPGSRWYVNAKHKDCAEIGIESIRVDLPASATQAEVEAEIDRLNADPSCTGFLVQQPTGLDEFALLSRVAPEKDVDGLHPYNLGKLVLGEDGPLPCTPVGCIELLRRHGVEIKSAEVVVVGRGLTVGRPLGLLLTRRSENATVTLCHTGTRDLAAHTRNADIVVAAAGVPGIITKDMVKPGAALLDVGVSRVDGKIAGDLADDVWDVAGWVSPNPGGVGPMTRAMLLSNIVLSAEKALERL from the coding sequence GTGACTGCACAGAAGCTGGACGGCACCGCCACCCTCAAGACCATCAAGGCCGAGCTGGCCGAACGGGTGGAGAAGCTGAAGGCCCAGGGCATCACGCCGGGCCTCGGCACCGTGCTGGTGGGCGACGACCCGGGCAGCCGGTGGTACGTCAACGCCAAGCACAAGGACTGCGCGGAGATCGGCATCGAGTCGATCCGTGTCGACCTCCCCGCAAGCGCCACCCAGGCGGAGGTCGAGGCCGAGATCGACCGGCTCAACGCCGACCCGAGCTGCACCGGCTTCCTGGTGCAGCAGCCGACCGGCCTCGACGAGTTCGCGCTGCTCTCGCGGGTCGCGCCGGAGAAGGACGTCGACGGTCTGCACCCCTACAACCTCGGCAAGCTGGTGCTCGGCGAGGACGGTCCGCTGCCGTGCACCCCGGTGGGCTGCATCGAGCTGCTGCGCCGTCACGGCGTGGAGATCAAGAGCGCCGAGGTCGTCGTGGTCGGCCGTGGGCTCACCGTCGGTCGTCCGCTGGGTCTGCTGCTGACCCGTCGCTCGGAGAACGCCACCGTGACCCTGTGCCACACCGGCACCCGCGACCTGGCCGCGCACACCCGCAACGCCGACATCGTGGTGGCCGCCGCCGGCGTGCCCGGCATCATCACCAAAGACATGGTCAAGCCCGGCGCGGCCCTGTTGGACGTCGGTGTCTCCCGGGTCGACGGTAAGATCGCGGGAGACCTCGCCGACGACGTCTGGGACGTGGCTGGGTGGGTGTCTCCGAACCCGGGCGGGGTGGGTCCGATGACACGCGCCATGTTGCTCTCCAATATCGTCCTCAGCGCCGAGAAGGCTCTCGAAAGGCTCTGA